A region of Plantactinospora sp. BC1 DNA encodes the following proteins:
- a CDS encoding hemerythrin domain-containing protein codes for MTTQNDWLTRRTGVLPTAPPTERLSPKSVLDEATRPTAPEPPPEVTFTHQGRYAGRHLVDVHDHYRAELRQVRDILQQVREGTSQVGDARDQLNMMTIRANDWTLGGVCQAQCRAVATHHTMESQGIFPHLRRSQPDLAAVLDRLHDEHLAIHEVLEGVDAALVHLARNPTDYGPISEAIDLLTDTLLSHFAYEEAQLIGPLARHGFYPGQV; via the coding sequence ATGACCACCCAGAACGACTGGTTGACCCGGCGGACCGGTGTGCTGCCGACCGCCCCGCCGACCGAGCGGCTCAGCCCGAAGAGCGTGCTGGACGAGGCGACCCGGCCGACCGCGCCGGAACCGCCGCCCGAGGTCACCTTCACGCACCAGGGCCGGTACGCCGGCCGGCACCTCGTCGACGTGCACGACCACTACCGGGCGGAACTTCGGCAGGTACGCGACATCCTCCAGCAGGTCAGGGAGGGCACCTCCCAGGTCGGCGACGCCCGCGACCAGCTCAACATGATGACGATCCGGGCCAACGACTGGACCCTGGGCGGGGTCTGCCAGGCGCAGTGCCGCGCAGTGGCGACCCACCACACCATGGAGAGCCAGGGCATCTTCCCGCACCTGCGGCGCAGCCAGCCGGACCTGGCGGCGGTACTGGACCGGTTGCACGACGAGCACCTGGCGATCCACGAGGTACTGGAGGGGGTCGACGCGGCGCTCGTACACCTGGCCCGCAACCCCACCGACTACGGCCCGATCAGCGAGGCGATCGACCTGCTCACCGACACCCTGCTGTCGCACTTCGCCTACGAGGAGGCGCAGTTGATCGGCCCGCTCGCCCGGCACGGCTTCTACCCGGGTCAGGTCTGA
- a CDS encoding serine hydrolase domain-containing protein has product MSVVSGTVAAGYEPVREAFLANFETRSELGAAVTVYRYGREVVRLWGGTADPTTDRAWRAETLQVVYSATKSVPAACAHLLAQRGQLDLAAPVAEYWPEFAAAGKGRIPVRWLLSHQAGLPVLDRRVPLAEALAWHPVVEALAAQAPVWEPGTAHGYHGLTYGWLVGEVVRRVSGRSLGRYFADEIGKPLGLDFWIGLPAAETHRVSRLVEQPAPAPAPEEVTERMREILAAYTDPASLTVRSVTVTDPPLDLTDPATWTAEIPAVNGICTASSLARFYAGLIGEVDGIRILDAATLAAATAEQASGVDRVLMVPTRPALGFGLPLPDQPWWSPTAFGFPGHGGSLGYADPASGIAFGYVTNGLRVTLGPDPRTVSLVEALRAVLSRQPD; this is encoded by the coding sequence ATGTCCGTGGTCAGCGGCACGGTGGCAGCCGGTTACGAGCCGGTCCGGGAGGCGTTCCTGGCGAACTTCGAGACCCGGTCCGAGCTGGGCGCGGCGGTCACCGTCTATCGGTACGGCCGCGAGGTGGTCCGGCTCTGGGGCGGCACCGCCGATCCGACCACCGACCGGGCCTGGCGGGCGGAGACCCTCCAGGTGGTCTACTCCGCCACCAAGAGCGTGCCGGCGGCCTGCGCGCACCTGCTGGCCCAACGCGGGCAGCTCGACCTCGCCGCCCCGGTCGCCGAGTACTGGCCCGAGTTCGCGGCGGCCGGCAAGGGCCGCATCCCGGTCCGCTGGCTCCTCTCCCACCAGGCGGGGCTGCCCGTGCTCGACCGTCGGGTTCCGCTGGCCGAGGCGCTGGCCTGGCACCCGGTCGTCGAGGCGCTGGCGGCGCAGGCGCCGGTCTGGGAGCCGGGCACGGCGCACGGCTACCACGGGCTGACCTACGGCTGGCTGGTCGGCGAGGTGGTGCGTCGGGTCTCCGGCCGCAGCCTGGGCCGGTACTTCGCCGACGAGATCGGCAAGCCGCTCGGGCTGGACTTCTGGATCGGCCTGCCCGCCGCCGAGACGCACCGGGTCAGTCGGCTCGTCGAGCAGCCGGCCCCGGCGCCGGCTCCCGAGGAGGTAACCGAGCGGATGCGCGAGATCCTCGCCGCGTACACCGATCCGGCCTCGCTGACGGTCCGGTCGGTGACGGTGACGGATCCGCCACTCGACCTCACCGACCCCGCCACCTGGACGGCCGAGATACCCGCCGTCAACGGCATCTGCACGGCGTCGTCGCTGGCCCGGTTCTACGCCGGCCTGATCGGCGAGGTCGACGGGATCCGGATCCTCGACGCCGCAACGCTCGCCGCCGCCACCGCCGAACAGGCCAGCGGCGTCGACCGGGTGCTGATGGTGCCGACCCGACCGGCGCTCGGCTTCGGCCTGCCCCTGCCGGACCAGCCCTGGTGGTCGCCGACCGCCTTCGGCTTCCCCGGGCACGGGGGATCGCTCGGCTACGCCGACCCGGCCAGCGGGATCGCCTTCGGGTACGTGACGAACGGCCTCCGCGTCACCCTGGGCCCGGACCCCCGGACGGTCAGCCTGGTCGAGGCGCTCCGGGCGGTGCTGTCCCGGCAACCGGACTGA
- a CDS encoding SDR family NAD(P)-dependent oxidoreductase, which yields MSYPTGQASHQRPSGSDGGGCYVVTGGGRGVGRAIVERLLGTADRVVVLERDPEAADRLSGHPAARRLVVVSGDAADEAVAERAADEASAAGPLRGWVNNAAVFRDASLHDTPAREILKLVAGNLDATVVGCGAAIRRFLATGTPGAIVNVSSHQAQRPVPGCLPYATAKAAVEGLTRALAVEYGRYGIRVNAVALGSIATERYAELLAGADPAGAARIERDMRRLHPIGRVGRPDEVAATVAHLLSAESSLLTGVVLPVDGGRSALGLDPEAPDQAPDWAPD from the coding sequence ATGTCGTACCCGACCGGCCAGGCCAGCCACCAGCGACCGTCCGGTTCGGACGGAGGCGGCTGCTATGTGGTGACCGGCGGCGGCCGGGGCGTCGGCCGGGCGATCGTCGAACGCCTGCTCGGCACCGCCGACCGGGTGGTGGTGCTCGAACGCGATCCCGAGGCGGCCGACCGGCTCTCCGGTCATCCCGCCGCGCGGCGGCTGGTCGTGGTCTCCGGCGACGCCGCCGACGAGGCGGTGGCGGAACGCGCCGCCGACGAGGCGAGCGCCGCCGGCCCGCTACGGGGCTGGGTGAACAACGCCGCCGTGTTCCGGGACGCCTCGCTGCACGACACCCCGGCCCGGGAGATCCTGAAGCTCGTCGCGGGCAACCTCGACGCCACGGTGGTCGGCTGCGGGGCGGCGATCCGGCGCTTCCTCGCCACCGGCACCCCCGGCGCGATCGTCAACGTCTCGTCCCACCAGGCCCAGCGGCCGGTGCCGGGCTGCCTGCCGTACGCGACGGCGAAGGCGGCCGTGGAGGGGCTGACCCGGGCCCTCGCCGTCGAGTACGGCCGGTACGGCATCCGGGTCAACGCGGTCGCCCTCGGCTCGATCGCGACCGAGCGCTACGCCGAACTGCTCGCCGGGGCGGACCCGGCCGGTGCGGCACGGATCGAGCGGGACATGCGACGACTGCACCCGATCGGTCGGGTGGGCCGCCCCGACGAGGTCGCCGCCACCGTCGCGCACCTGCTCTCCGCCGAGTCGAGCCTGCTCACCGGAGTGGTGCTGCCGGTCGACGGTGGACGGTCCGCACTCGGCCTCGACCCCGAGGCACCCGACCAGGCACCCGACTGGGCACCCGATTAG
- a CDS encoding S9 family peptidase → MPVLLAHGRADAAVPVGQAVALTSALLRAGHPVHSLVTDGGHALPLHRPDIRAVVAAFLDANLPG, encoded by the coding sequence GTGCCGGTGCTGCTCGCGCACGGTCGCGCCGACGCGGCCGTACCGGTCGGGCAGGCGGTCGCGCTGACCTCGGCGCTGCTCCGGGCCGGCCACCCGGTGCACTCGCTGGTCACGGATGGCGGGCACGCCCTGCCGCTGCACCGGCCCGACATCCGTGCCGTCGTCGCGGCCTTCCTCGACGCGAACCTGCCCGGCTGA
- a CDS encoding nucleotide disphospho-sugar-binding domain-containing protein, with translation MRVLFASAPLLGHVFPMVPLAEALRDAGHEVLLATGGDGLAVGRTGLPVEDIAPGFRFDRIARRTMLRHPLTARAELAGRAGTRGVALLFGAANEQMVDGLVTLADRWQPDLVVHEPLAVSGALAAARRAVPAVLHENSLFDGAELVRVTAARLVRAQQRSGIGSLRPSAATLTIAPPSVVGERAGWPLRGVPSTGVGELPEWLRGPGERPRILVSRSTVAGPGGGTLMTSVVRAAAGVDAEFVLVRPDRRVLRHGPLPDNVRTVDWIPINAALPYCAGVVHHGGAGSVLGALAAGVPQLVVPGPGDRRHNAELVAARGAGLAVPERAISGAELGRLVTDPGLRSAADEVRREMAAMPAPAELVPRLEALLG, from the coding sequence ATGCGGGTCCTCTTCGCGTCAGCGCCGTTGCTCGGACACGTCTTTCCCATGGTGCCGTTGGCCGAGGCGCTCCGGGACGCCGGCCACGAGGTGCTGCTCGCCACCGGCGGCGACGGGCTCGCGGTAGGCCGGACCGGGCTGCCGGTCGAGGACATCGCCCCCGGCTTCCGGTTCGACCGGATCGCCCGGCGGACCATGCTGCGGCACCCGCTGACCGCCCGGGCCGAACTGGCCGGCCGGGCCGGCACCCGGGGCGTCGCGCTGCTCTTCGGCGCCGCCAACGAGCAGATGGTCGACGGCCTGGTCACCCTCGCCGACCGCTGGCAGCCGGACCTCGTCGTCCACGAACCGCTGGCCGTCTCCGGCGCGCTCGCCGCCGCCCGCCGGGCGGTACCGGCGGTACTGCACGAGAACTCGCTCTTCGACGGCGCCGAACTGGTCCGGGTGACCGCCGCCCGGCTGGTCCGGGCCCAACAGCGCAGCGGGATCGGCAGCCTGCGCCCGAGCGCCGCCACCCTGACCATCGCCCCGCCCAGCGTGGTCGGCGAGCGGGCCGGCTGGCCGCTGCGCGGCGTGCCGTCCACCGGCGTCGGCGAGCTGCCGGAGTGGCTGCGGGGGCCGGGTGAGCGGCCGAGGATCCTGGTCAGTCGCAGTACGGTGGCCGGCCCGGGAGGCGGCACCCTGATGACCTCCGTGGTGCGGGCCGCCGCCGGGGTCGACGCCGAGTTCGTGCTGGTCCGCCCCGACCGGCGGGTACTGCGGCACGGGCCGCTGCCCGACAACGTCCGTACCGTCGACTGGATCCCGATCAACGCCGCGCTGCCGTACTGCGCCGGAGTGGTGCACCACGGCGGGGCCGGCTCGGTGCTCGGCGCGCTGGCGGCGGGCGTACCGCAGCTCGTGGTGCCCGGCCCGGGCGACCGCCGGCACAACGCGGAGCTGGTGGCGGCCCGGGGCGCCGGGCTGGCCGTACCCGAACGCGCGATCAGCGGGGCCGAACTGGGCCGGCTCGTCACCGACCCGGGGCTGCGCTCGGCCGCCGACGAGGTACGCCGGGAGATGGCCGCGATGCCGGCACCGGCGGAACTGGTACCCCGGCTCGAAGCGCTGCTCGGCTGA
- a CDS encoding PadR family transcriptional regulator — MDQERRGQWLRGVLDLCVLALLHRRESYGYELAQSLDASGIGPIQGGTLYPVLLRLQRTGLVSAQWREGAAGPARKYYRITPAGAETLRRTAVDWDAFASGVGAVLREVQTR, encoded by the coding sequence GTGGATCAGGAGCGCCGTGGCCAGTGGTTGCGCGGGGTGCTCGACCTCTGCGTCCTCGCCCTGCTGCACCGCCGGGAGTCCTACGGATACGAGTTGGCCCAGTCGCTCGACGCGAGCGGGATCGGCCCGATCCAGGGCGGCACCCTCTACCCGGTGCTGCTCCGGCTGCAACGGACCGGCCTGGTGAGCGCGCAGTGGCGGGAGGGCGCCGCCGGCCCGGCCCGCAAGTACTACCGGATCACCCCGGCCGGCGCCGAGACGTTACGCCGGACCGCCGTCGACTGGGACGCCTTCGCCAGCGGGGTGGGGGCGGTCCTGCGGGAGGTGCAGACACGTTGA
- a CDS encoding ATP-binding cassette domain-containing protein — protein MNSDGWLQALTGELHRQGLDADLVRHVVAESATHLRDSGEPPLQVFGPPGTYAAAVAESLGTSRQSAGIGTARVGTPTRAPHGAGPVRLEVRGITKRYRRRPVLTGVDLTVRAGEIAAVVGANGAGKSTFLRICAGLLSPDSGRVRVHGTLGYCPQSGGTADFLYPEEHFVLVGAGRGLQRAQARAAGRAHAAALDWDPAGRTQARHLSGGTRQKLNLVMAALGEPDVLLLDEPYQGFDRGTYLDFWQQLWRWRADGRAIVVVTHLLNQLDRVDTVLDLTPARETSA, from the coding sequence TTGAACTCCGACGGATGGCTTCAGGCGCTCACCGGTGAGCTGCACCGGCAGGGCCTCGACGCGGATCTCGTCCGGCACGTGGTCGCCGAGTCCGCCACGCACCTGCGGGACAGCGGCGAGCCGCCGTTGCAGGTCTTCGGCCCGCCGGGGACGTACGCGGCGGCGGTGGCGGAGAGCCTCGGCACGTCCCGGCAGAGCGCCGGGATCGGGACGGCCCGGGTGGGCACGCCGACCCGGGCACCACACGGCGCCGGCCCGGTCCGGCTGGAGGTACGCGGCATCACCAAGCGCTACCGCCGACGCCCGGTGCTGACCGGCGTGGACCTGACCGTACGGGCCGGTGAGATCGCCGCCGTGGTCGGGGCGAACGGCGCCGGCAAGAGCACCTTCCTGCGGATCTGCGCCGGCCTGCTCAGCCCGGACTCGGGCCGGGTCCGGGTGCACGGCACCCTCGGCTACTGCCCGCAGTCCGGCGGTACCGCCGACTTCCTCTACCCGGAGGAGCACTTCGTGCTGGTCGGTGCGGGGCGCGGGCTGCAGAGGGCACAGGCGCGGGCGGCCGGACGGGCGCACGCCGCCGCGCTGGACTGGGATCCGGCCGGCCGGACCCAGGCCCGGCACCTCTCCGGCGGGACCAGGCAGAAGCTCAACCTGGTGATGGCCGCGCTCGGCGAACCGGACGTGCTGCTGCTCGACGAGCCCTACCAGGGTTTCGACCGGGGCACCTATCTCGACTTCTGGCAGCAGCTCTGGCGGTGGCGGGCGGACGGCCGGGCCATCGTCGTGGTGACCCACCTGCTCAACCAACTCGACCGGGTCGACACCGTGCTCGACCTGACCCCGGCCCGGGAGACGTCGGCATGA
- a CDS encoding ABC transporter permease, whose product MTKIWTVAELALREVVRRRGVLLILLVFPLAFYASRRDDHAGQSIRFVCLGLSWALSTAALFAGSAARGIESRLRLSGYRAHHLHLGRLLALWTVGALLSVPYFLLVRFDQDDVRYGAIALIMALTVATAVPFGLALSAILPRELEGTLVLLIVVGLQMVMDPADTAARALPFWFSREIGTYAIDHTDSGYLARGLLHGVILTVALTALVATASGIRLRQRRHLRFE is encoded by the coding sequence ATGACCAAAATCTGGACGGTGGCGGAGCTGGCCCTGCGCGAGGTGGTCCGGCGCCGGGGCGTACTGCTGATCCTGCTGGTCTTCCCGCTGGCCTTCTACGCCAGCCGCCGGGACGACCACGCCGGCCAGTCGATCCGGTTCGTCTGTCTCGGGCTGAGCTGGGCGCTGAGCACCGCCGCGCTCTTCGCCGGGAGCGCCGCCCGGGGCATCGAGTCCCGGCTGCGGCTCTCCGGCTACCGGGCACACCACCTGCACCTCGGCCGGCTGCTGGCACTCTGGACGGTCGGTGCCCTGCTGTCGGTGCCGTACTTCCTGCTGGTCCGCTTCGACCAGGACGACGTCCGGTACGGCGCCATCGCGCTGATCATGGCGTTGACGGTGGCCACCGCCGTCCCCTTCGGACTGGCGCTGAGCGCGATCCTGCCCCGGGAGCTGGAGGGCACCCTGGTGCTGCTGATCGTGGTCGGGCTCCAGATGGTGATGGATCCGGCCGACACCGCCGCCCGGGCGCTGCCGTTCTGGTTCAGCCGGGAGATCGGCACCTACGCGATCGACCACACCGACAGCGGCTATCTGGCCCGTGGCCTGTTGCACGGCGTGATCCTGACCGTGGCGCTGACCGCGCTGGTGGCGACCGCCTCCGGAATCCGGCTGCGCCAGCGCCGGCACCTCCGGTTCGAGTGA
- a CDS encoding MFS transporter: protein MSSTVDTSALAVLKTPQTARVLAASLLGRIPLGAAPLALLVFARETMTLTLAGLLVGAYTAGMAVGQPMLARLADRWRQPPVLWLAVTVSTAGFALVAASLAGPLTVGAAALAGLGAPPFEACLRVLWRDLLPEERIHTAYTLDTATQELIFVVGPVLTLGAVAAFGPAGGLAAAALCQAVGTAWFATAPAVRRWRGVPAVRHWAGPLRSGPLRVVLGALVLIGAGVGSVAVAATGYAEASGGRSWAGWLLAAQAVGALAGGLLYVRSRTARRYGTLPRAAAALALGYLPLLLIPGPPVMLALMAVSGLALPPLLTITFVGIDAVAPAGTAAEAFAWAATAFSVGSALGAAATGPLLDGTGSTAAGFAIAPVTIGLAWLVLALAARRPTPTPAGV, encoded by the coding sequence ATGTCGTCGACCGTCGACACCTCCGCACTCGCCGTCCTGAAAACCCCACAGACCGCCCGGGTACTCGCGGCCAGCCTGCTCGGCCGGATCCCGCTCGGCGCGGCACCGCTGGCCCTGCTGGTCTTCGCCCGGGAGACGATGACGCTGACCCTGGCCGGGCTGCTGGTCGGGGCGTACACCGCCGGGATGGCGGTCGGGCAGCCGATGCTGGCCCGGCTCGCCGACCGCTGGCGGCAGCCGCCGGTGCTCTGGCTGGCGGTCACCGTCTCCACCGCCGGCTTCGCGCTGGTCGCGGCGTCGCTGGCCGGCCCGTTGACCGTCGGTGCCGCCGCGCTGGCCGGGCTCGGGGCGCCGCCGTTCGAGGCGTGCCTGCGGGTGCTGTGGCGGGACCTGCTGCCGGAGGAGCGGATCCACACCGCGTACACGTTGGACACCGCGACCCAGGAACTGATCTTCGTGGTCGGGCCGGTGCTCACCCTCGGCGCCGTCGCCGCGTTCGGCCCGGCCGGCGGGTTGGCCGCCGCCGCGCTCTGCCAGGCCGTCGGTACCGCCTGGTTCGCGACCGCCCCGGCGGTCCGCCGCTGGCGGGGTGTGCCGGCGGTACGACACTGGGCCGGCCCGCTCCGCTCCGGGCCGCTCCGGGTGGTCCTCGGTGCGCTGGTGCTGATCGGTGCCGGCGTCGGCAGTGTGGCGGTGGCGGCGACCGGCTACGCCGAGGCGTCCGGCGGGCGGTCCTGGGCCGGCTGGCTGCTCGCCGCCCAGGCGGTCGGGGCGCTGGCCGGTGGCCTGCTCTACGTCCGGTCCCGCACCGCCCGCCGGTACGGCACGCTGCCCCGCGCGGCGGCGGCGCTGGCGCTGGGTTACCTGCCGCTGCTGCTCATCCCCGGCCCGCCGGTGATGCTGGCGCTGATGGCGGTCAGCGGGCTGGCCCTGCCACCGCTGCTCACCATCACCTTCGTCGGGATCGACGCGGTGGCACCGGCCGGTACCGCCGCCGAGGCGTTCGCCTGGGCCGCCACCGCCTTCTCGGTGGGCAGTGCGCTCGGCGCGGCGGCGACCGGTCCGCTGCTGGACGGCACCGGCAGCACCGCCGCCGGATTCGCCATCGCCCCGGTGACCATCGGACTCGCCTGGCTGGTCCTGGCCCTCGCCGCCCGCCGACCGACGCCCACCCCGGCCGGGGTGTGA
- a CDS encoding glycogen debranching N-terminal domain-containing protein, which translates to MVKDLVSILDGNTFMLSDSTGDVDPSPDYPSGLFAWDTRFLSKWVLTIDGERLHALSIDDLQYFESRFFLVPGQPTHYVDAKTSVIRHRSLGGAFEEQLTVLNHRDESVVLTLRMEIDSDFADVFDAREFRSMPGRAMKFVEEGRLRLRHQRDRHVSETIVTSSEPAEIDADGLTFRVELGAHGTWSTTIRATGVIQGAGGRDVRENLRGYQQVRPEKRRELQEWLALAPKLTCDSETLSDTYRRSLIDLAALQYTGLTSQVKLTATGLPWYMTLFGRHSLLAGFQTLPFLPHIARSALWLLALLQGGRIDDFRDEEPGKIMHEIRYGEPGGFEDTPYTTYYGTADCTPLFVILLDEYELWTGDGDTVRLMEYEARSALAWIDTYGDLMGDGYVWYECRSPGGLENQGWKDSWNSVMYADGRLPGKPRATCELQGYAYDAKIRGARLARTFWNDPAYADRLEREAADLRSRFNRDFWIAERGYYALALDAEGGQVDALASNIGHLLWSGIVDESRAGLVANHLLSRPLFSGWGVRTLAYDQAWYNPVGYHTGAVWPSDNSLIAMGLRRYGFVEQAARLAVTMIEASEYFGGRMPEAFAGYDRQLTKYPVQYPRACSPHCSSAGTPLVLLRTLLGLRPHQDHLTIDPAIPERLGRIELIGIPGRWGRTDAFGRGRVQLEPE; encoded by the coding sequence ATCGTGAAGGACCTGGTCAGCATCCTGGACGGCAACACGTTCATGCTCAGCGACTCCACCGGCGACGTCGACCCGTCGCCGGACTATCCGTCGGGGCTCTTCGCCTGGGACACCCGCTTCCTCTCCAAGTGGGTACTCACGATCGACGGCGAGCGGCTGCACGCCCTCTCCATCGACGACCTCCAGTACTTCGAGTCGCGGTTCTTCCTGGTGCCCGGCCAGCCGACCCACTATGTGGACGCGAAGACCTCGGTGATCCGGCACCGGTCGCTCGGCGGGGCGTTCGAGGAACAGTTGACCGTGCTCAACCACCGGGACGAGTCGGTGGTGCTGACGCTGCGGATGGAGATCGACTCCGACTTCGCGGACGTCTTCGACGCCCGGGAGTTTCGGTCCATGCCGGGGCGGGCGATGAAGTTCGTCGAGGAGGGCAGGCTGCGGCTTCGCCACCAGCGGGACCGGCACGTCTCCGAGACGATCGTCACCAGCAGCGAGCCGGCCGAGATCGACGCCGACGGCCTCACCTTCCGGGTCGAACTCGGCGCGCACGGGACCTGGTCGACCACCATCCGGGCGACCGGCGTCATCCAGGGCGCGGGCGGCCGGGACGTCCGGGAGAACCTCCGCGGCTACCAGCAGGTCCGGCCGGAGAAGCGGCGCGAACTCCAGGAGTGGCTGGCCCTGGCCCCGAAGCTCACCTGTGACTCGGAGACGCTCTCGGACACCTACCGGCGCAGCCTGATCGACCTCGCCGCGTTGCAGTACACCGGGTTGACCAGCCAGGTGAAGCTGACGGCGACCGGGCTGCCCTGGTACATGACGCTGTTCGGCCGGCACAGCCTGCTCGCCGGCTTCCAGACGCTGCCCTTCCTGCCGCACATCGCCCGCAGCGCGCTGTGGTTGCTCGCCCTGCTCCAGGGTGGCCGGATCGACGACTTCCGGGACGAGGAACCGGGCAAGATCATGCACGAGATCCGGTACGGCGAACCGGGCGGCTTCGAGGACACCCCGTACACCACCTACTACGGAACGGCCGACTGCACGCCGCTCTTCGTGATCCTGCTCGACGAGTACGAGCTGTGGACCGGGGACGGCGACACGGTGCGGCTGATGGAGTACGAGGCCCGGTCGGCGCTGGCCTGGATCGACACGTACGGCGACCTGATGGGCGACGGCTACGTCTGGTACGAGTGCCGCAGTCCCGGCGGGCTGGAGAACCAGGGCTGGAAGGACTCCTGGAACTCCGTCATGTACGCCGACGGCCGGCTGCCCGGCAAGCCCCGGGCCACCTGCGAACTACAGGGGTACGCCTACGACGCCAAGATCCGGGGTGCCCGGCTGGCGCGTACCTTCTGGAACGACCCGGCGTACGCGGACCGGCTGGAGCGGGAGGCGGCCGACCTGCGCAGCCGGTTCAACCGGGACTTCTGGATCGCCGAACGGGGCTACTACGCGCTCGCGCTCGACGCCGAGGGTGGCCAGGTCGACGCGCTCGCCTCGAACATCGGCCACCTGCTCTGGAGCGGCATCGTCGACGAGTCCCGGGCCGGTCTGGTCGCCAACCACCTGCTCAGCCGGCCGCTCTTCTCCGGCTGGGGCGTCCGGACGCTCGCCTACGACCAGGCCTGGTACAACCCGGTCGGCTACCACACCGGGGCGGTCTGGCCGAGTGACAACTCGCTCATCGCCATGGGGTTGCGCCGCTACGGCTTCGTCGAGCAGGCGGCCCGGCTGGCGGTGACGATGATCGAGGCGTCCGAGTATTTCGGCGGCCGGATGCCGGAGGCGTTCGCCGGGTACGACCGCCAGCTCACCAAGTACCCGGTGCAGTACCCCCGGGCGTGCAGCCCGCACTGCTCGTCGGCGGGTACCCCGCTGGTGCTGCTCCGTACCCTGCTCGGCCTGCGGCCGCACCAGGACCACCTGACGATCGACCCGGCGATCCCGGAGCGGCTCGGCCGGATCGAGCTGATCGGCATCCCGGGGCGGTGGGGCCGGACCGACGCGTTCGGCCGGGGCCGGGTGCAGCTGGAGCCCGAGTGA
- a CDS encoding SCP2 sterol-binding domain-containing protein, with product MADPTAEFFCRVEEHGPEMLPAHARGTLRFDLDRDGHVDHWFVAINRGNVLVSHEKRDADCVVEAEKALFDRCATGEAQVIAAYNRNDVTVRGSLPLLLMFRRVFPSPPGTRDPRERIRERFAGRTGARERERRS from the coding sequence ATGGCGGATCCGACCGCCGAATTCTTCTGCCGGGTCGAGGAGCACGGGCCGGAGATGCTGCCGGCGCACGCCCGGGGAACGCTCCGGTTCGACCTCGACCGGGACGGCCACGTCGACCACTGGTTCGTCGCGATCAACCGGGGCAACGTGCTGGTGTCGCACGAGAAGCGTGACGCGGACTGTGTGGTCGAGGCCGAGAAGGCGCTCTTCGACCGGTGTGCGACCGGCGAGGCGCAGGTGATCGCCGCCTACAACCGGAACGACGTGACGGTACGGGGGAGCCTGCCGCTGCTGCTGATGTTCCGGCGGGTCTTCCCCTCGCCGCCCGGCACCCGGGACCCCCGAGAGCGGATCCGGGAGCGGTTCGCCGGCCGGACCGGCGCTCGGGAACGGGAGCGTCGATCGTGA